Genomic window (Vampirovibrionales bacterium):
GCAGGATTTTTCGATTCTGCTGAAAACCATTCCCACCGTGTTGTTCAAACGCGGCGCTTGTTAGAAACGCCTGACGCGGCGTTAACGCTCTCCCATCATCGGGAGATTTTTCCTCTCAGTTAGAGTTTTTGACGGATAGAATGCGAACAATGGACAGGAACCTCGCGCAACGCATGGTTCGCAAAGTTTTGTTCGACGCTGAACTTGGCGTCACATGGGTGGTGATGCGCCTGCTCGATTTGCTGGGGCCCGGTAGTTTAATGGGTCGGGTTCGGGCGTTCGCATTGACGCTTATGGGCCAAGGCGTCGGCCTGGGGGCGATCATTGAACAAGGCGTCAAGATGAGAGCGCTGTTTCGCGATCGGGTGAAAATCGGCGCTTTTACCTATATCAATCATCATTGCGTTTTCGACTCCGACTCTCCGATTACCATTGGACGTCAGTGTGATATTGGCTTCAATGTAACGTTTGTGACAACCAGTCATCGTTTGTTCAGCGATTTTCAGTCGCGTCGACCTTTGGAACGCGTTGAAAAACCGATTGTCGTCGAAGACTTCGTCTGGATTGGCTGTAACAGCATTGTTCTGGGCGGCGTGACGATTGGGCGCGGGGCGGTGGTTGCCGCCGGTAGCGTCGTCACCAAAGATGTCGCCCCTCATGCGCTTGTGGGCGGAAATCCCGCACGCTTGATTCGGACGTTGGACGCCACTTCCGACAACGTCGTCCCACTTGCCCCGGATGAAAAATCGCTGGTCATTTCTGCCGAGGACACAAGCGCCGCCCTCGCAGGGCAGTCCACCTACACGCCTCGAATCGCAGTCGATGGCATCGCCGTGGACGCATTCGCGTCGCAAGGTCAGTTCTTTGATCGCATCGTGAGCGAAATCCGCCGCCCGCGTCAGACGTATATCGGTAATTTGAATGTACATGCGGCTAATATTGCGCGCGAAGACGCGGCGTTTCGAAAAACGCTTCAATACGCCGACGCCGTTTTCTGCGATGGCGCGGGCATCGTTTGGGCCTCACGCCTGCTGGGCGGCCCTGTTCTGCCCAAGCGCTTCACGTCGGCGGACTTTATGCCCGCGCTCTTGAAGCGGCTGGCTCAAGAAGACCTTACCTGCTATTTTCTGGGAAGCGCGCCGGGCGTCGCTCAGGACGCGATGGCAACCCTCGCCCGGCTTGTTCCCAATCACACGATGGTGGGCTGGCATCACGGCTATCTTACAGATCCCCAGATTAACGCCCGCGCAATTGCAGAGATTAATCGCCTTCAGCCCGATATTCTTTTTGTGGGAATGGGGATGCCCTTACAAGAGCACTGGACGCAGAAAAACCGTCGCGCCCTGGCGGTTCGATGCCTGATGCCGCTGGGGGCGACCATGGATTATTTTAGCGGACGCGCCCCTCGCTGCCCCTCCTGGATGGGCTCTATGGGGCTGGAATGGCTGTTTCGCCTATTTCTGGAGCCTCGTCGCATGAGTGGTCGCTATTTGGCGGGCAATCCGGTATTTATGGCGCGCACGATGGTTGAAGCGGCTTCCAGGCGTCTATCCTACAGTCAGACTCCGGCGTCACCCGCTATTACTCAGCATTAAGAGGCATTACCCACGACTGGCGCACGCCTCAATCACCACGTCCCCGGCATTGCGCGAAGGCGTGACCTGAGGCCAGACGTCCGCATGCCAAAGCGTCCACATCATTAGGACTGACAAGGCGAATGCGCCCCATACGCTGCCGCGTCGCATAAAATGAGAAAGTCTTGCGCTTGTCATGGCACACAGCCTTAGGCTTGTTGCGAAAGCAGAGGGAGAGGCAACCAAACAACGGCTTTCCTGTTATTCAGGATTCTGTTTGTCTTGGGGACGGGGATTGGCGGCTTCTCTCCTCCCAAATCGTCGTCGGGTTGGTGAAAATTGCGAGACGAGCCGGCACAATGTTTACAATCCTGCATGGGCGACGCCCGTTACGTCGATTCGCTTGCGGTAAAATAAGGACGGTTTTGGGTCTTTGCTGGCCCTTGTTCGGCCTCAATCATAAGGAACGTCCTCATGACGCGTCGCTTCTCTCGCGCCCTTTTGGCCTTGATGCTCCTGCTGGCGACGCTTTCCAGCGTTTCCTTCCTTCCCTGCGCCGACGCTTTTTCGTGGCCGCGCAAGGCGATTAAAACGGCCTCCTCCTCGTCATCCCAGCCGCCTCGTATCGTCGGAGCGGACTCGGCATCTGTCGCTGTCAAGGCCTTGATGGAAATCGTCTCGGATATGAATGCGGCTTCCAATCAACATGACATTGCCGCTCTGCTAAAGCACTATTCGCCCGAATTCGTCAGCGGCGACAATTTATCGCTCAGCGAAGTACGCTCGCTGATTGAAGATACATGGAAAACTTATCCCGATATCCGTTATGAGTCGACGCCGCTGGAAATTCGGATTAATGGCGATTGGGCAACAATTGAAAGCCTCGACACAGCAAAGGCGACGGTTTCCAACAAGGAAGGCGTGATTAACGAGCCGGGCGATCTGTCGAGTCAGTCGCGCGGCATGATGTTTCTACGCCATATTGGCAATCTCTGGGAAATCACCAGCGACCATACGCTGTATGAAAACGCGGTGATTCGTTTTGGCGCTGCCAAAACCCTCAATGCGTCGCTGTCTGCGCCCGATCAGGCATTTGCGGGAGAATCGTACGCGGCCAAGATTGCCCTTGAAATGCCGTCTTCCCTGATTGCCATCGCATCGATTTCCAAAGACCCGATTGTGTTTCCCCAACGGATGCCGGATGACCGCTTTCGATCGCTTTCGCCGGAAAATAATGAACTCGAACGCGTTTTTGCCGCCAATAAGGCCAATCGAAATGAAGTGGTCACCGCTTCTATCGGGCTCACGCAAATTGGCCAGGACGCCGACGATCGTCTGACGGTTCAGTTTCGCGGCGTGATGATGATCATTCGCCGGGTGAACGTCTTGCCGAAGGCTAGCAAATGGCTGGATTCCAGCAGTGAAGCGCTGGTTGATTACGCTGCCAATGGTCGCGTCGACCTGCGAAAGAAGACAGATGCGCAAGCCGGTCCGGCGCCTGAAGAGATGACGCCTTCGGCGGACGCTAAATCTTCGGACGAGAAGAGCGAGCCGTCGCCAGACGTGTCTGCCCCTCCTGCCTCCCCGCCAGCCTCTCAATCGCCGCAGCCCTAAGGGCTGGACGCCTCTCGGGTTCTCGAATCGACATGATTGCTTCATCTGCCCCCCCCCTGACAGAGACCCCAGCGTCTCAGCGTTTACTGGTTTCTCGTCGCCGAATGGCGATGACGACGGTCGCTTTGTTAGGCTTCTCGCTGGACTGGCTCGTCAAGCGCTGGGTGGTCGCTCATCTCGCGCTAAGCGAGTCGGCGCCTCTTTGGCCGGGCGTGGCGCAACTGACCTACGTGCGTAATGAAGGCATGGCGTTCAGCCTGTTTGATCAGAGCCCCCATGCATTAATGCTGGTAGGCGCGGCATTTTTCGTTCTGTTTCTGATGTTAGGCTTCTCGCAATGCGCAGCCGGACGAGGGCTCAGCATCGCATACGGATTGATTCTGGGCGGCGCGCTCGGGAATCTGGTTGACCGCTTCATCAGCGGCAGCGTTGCGGATTACGTCGAGCTGACCTTTATACGATATCCGGTGTTTAATCTGGCCGACACGTTGATTTGTGTCGGCGTTGCAACGGCCTTGTTCTTTTGTTTGCGGACGCCGCAGGCGCCATGTCGTCCGGCGTCTTAACGTTACTAATTGGCGAGGAAGATCGCGATTTACGCCTCGATAAGGCGCTGGCCAATGCATTCAGCGAACAATTCTCGCGCGAGCGACTCAAGGCCTTAATCCGCGCTGGCGTTGTGAGCATCAATGACAAACCATGCTTGAAGCCCGCTTCAGCGGTTCACGAAGGCGACGTTATTGCCGTGCGCACGCCCGAGCCGACCACGTTTGACTTATCGCCTGAAGCGATCCCGCTAGAAGTCGCGTTTGAAGATAATGACGTATTGGTCATCAACAAGCCGCGCGGCATGTTGAGCCACCCGGCAGGCGAACAACGCAGCGGCACCCTGGTAAATGCCGCGCTTCATCATTGTAACGGCCAACTTTCCGGCATCAATGGCCTGATTCGTCCCGGCATTGTACATCGACTCGATCGCGACACGTGCGGCCTGATGATGATCGCCAAAACCGATCGCGCGCACCGGCATCTGGCGCAGCAGCTTCAGGCACGAACGGCGAAGCGATCGTATCAGGCCGTGGTTCATGGCAGCCCCGGCGCCGAGTCCGGTCTTATTGACGCGCCGATAGCCCGGCATCCCAAATGGCGCAACCGGATGACCGTTCATGCCAGCGGACGCTTTGCGCTCACCCGCTGGGAGGTTCTGGAACGGTTACCGGGGCGTTTTACGCACCTGCGCCTGTACCTGGAAACAGGGCGGACGCATCAAATTCGCGTTCACTTAGCGCATATTGGCATGCCGGTTCTGGGGGATCCCCAATATGGGCAAGGCGTCGAGCGTCAAATCAAACTGAATACGCCCGGCCAATTGCTTCAGGCAGACCGCCTCAGCTTTATTCACCCGGTCTCTCAACATCTTGAGCATTTTGAAATCCCACAAGATCCGGCGATCGCCGATGCGCTTGGATTTTTACGCACCCGGTAAGACATTTTTTATGTCATTGCGGCTCGTCGAGCTTGGGTCAACGCCGAAAAAGGCGAATCTGTCCGAACAACCAGTCCCGGACTGACCGATACCCGGGCTGCGCCGCCAAACGGATTGATCACCGCATAAGCGGTTCGTTGTTGAGCCGCTGCGCGCTGAGAGGCCAGGGCCCTCTCGTGTCGACGCTTGGTAAAGTAGATGTTTAGCATTTGCGGCGTTGAGCCCAGCAGGACCACGCTCTGAAGCAATCCAAGACCATATTGGCGGTTTTTGAGCTTGAGCAACGCAGCGCGCTTGCCCTCGAAATCGGGATGATGCAAGATATCCGCATATTTTGGGATGGAAAAATCGTCTTTACTTTGGCGCAAAATCGCTTTTAAGACATTTTTTTCCACCGGTTTATTTAAAAGACGCTTAAACGCATTTTTATAGAACAATAGGTTGACAACCGGATTCAGCACCGAAAACCACATAATGGAGTTGGCCGCCTTTACCGTTTGCTCAATACGCTCATTTTTGGTGCGCGCCGCATGGATCCAGCCCAAATAGGCAGGCATTGACCAAAAGACCAGCGTCGCCCAATCGCCTTCAATCTCATTCCCCTTTTTTCCACCCAGGCGAAAGGTTTTGAAGAATGTCTCCAGATGCTTCGGTAATTGCTCCCCTGCAAAGCGCTTTGCGAGTTTTCCAAAGCCAAAAAACGAAGCGGCGCCCAACGCCACGCCTGTCCCAATGACTTTGATAACCATTCCCAGCTGATGAGATTTTTCTTCGGGGACGCTACGCCCGCTGCCAGTTTGATTCTTTTCGCCTTCCAGTCCGACAATAGCGTCAAAATTGGCTGTATTGGTTCGCGCCAGCGTCATATAGTTCCGTAAAAAGGGAACCGCCCAGAACCCTGCGGCAAAAGGAAAGAAAAACGCCAGCGAAGCTCCGAGCTTGGCCAGCTTGATTTTACTCAGCACATTCTCGACAGGCTTGGCGGAAGATTTGACAAGTTCTTCGACAGATTGGGTCAATTGCTCTTGCGGCAGGCCTGTCACCTTGCTCATACCGCGTTGTAACCATGGCGGCAGCAAAACCGAAGCGAGCAGGGTCACGGCCGTGTTGGGCAACTCCAGCTCCGCGACATCAATCAATTCAGGCCCCGTTCTGGCAAGCGCCATCTTGGGAGCATTGAAGCAGGAGACATCTTTAAACAGCAGCTCTGCCAGAGGCCGTTCCGACAGCCACGCCAGCGGTCCGGTCAACGGGCCGTATTTCTGAATGGCGCTGGAAATGCCAATGTTGGCAAAGGACATGGATCGACCGCCCTGAGGTTCACAGAAAAAGAGAAAGAAGAAGGAGCCAATGCCGTCTCTTCCTTTCAAACGCGAAAAGAACCCAAAAATTGACTTCTGTCAGGGGAAACGTTTGAAAAACGGCATGAGGATTGGATCGAACCTCCTTATTGACGCATCAACAAAACCGCAAGGCAAATGCGACCTGCTAAAGGCCGTAAGCCCCGTCATCGCATCAGCGGATTTACTCTCGCGGGAGGAACATTTTTACGTTGCTTAAAGAAACC
Coding sequences:
- a CDS encoding WecB/TagA/CpsF family glycosyltransferase — encoded protein: MVRKVLFDAELGVTWVVMRLLDLLGPGSLMGRVRAFALTLMGQGVGLGAIIEQGVKMRALFRDRVKIGAFTYINHHCVFDSDSPITIGRQCDIGFNVTFVTTSHRLFSDFQSRRPLERVEKPIVVEDFVWIGCNSIVLGGVTIGRGAVVAAGSVVTKDVAPHALVGGNPARLIRTLDATSDNVVPLAPDEKSLVISAEDTSAALAGQSTYTPRIAVDGIAVDAFASQGQFFDRIVSEIRRPRQTYIGNLNVHAANIAREDAAFRKTLQYADAVFCDGAGIVWASRLLGGPVLPKRFTSADFMPALLKRLAQEDLTCYFLGSAPGVAQDAMATLARLVPNHTMVGWHHGYLTDPQINARAIAEINRLQPDILFVGMGMPLQEHWTQKNRRALAVRCLMPLGATMDYFSGRAPRCPSWMGSMGLEWLFRLFLEPRRMSGRYLAGNPVFMARTMVEAASRRLSYSQTPASPAITQH
- a CDS encoding nuclear transport factor 2 family protein yields the protein MTRRFSRALLALMLLLATLSSVSFLPCADAFSWPRKAIKTASSSSSQPPRIVGADSASVAVKALMEIVSDMNAASNQHDIAALLKHYSPEFVSGDNLSLSEVRSLIEDTWKTYPDIRYESTPLEIRINGDWATIESLDTAKATVSNKEGVINEPGDLSSQSRGMMFLRHIGNLWEITSDHTLYENAVIRFGAAKTLNASLSAPDQAFAGESYAAKIALEMPSSLIAIASISKDPIVFPQRMPDDRFRSLSPENNELERVFAANKANRNEVVTASIGLTQIGQDADDRLTVQFRGVMMIIRRVNVLPKASKWLDSSSEALVDYAANGRVDLRKKTDAQAGPAPEEMTPSADAKSSDEKSEPSPDVSAPPASPPASQSPQP
- the lspA gene encoding signal peptidase II, which translates into the protein MIASSAPPLTETPASQRLLVSRRRMAMTTVALLGFSLDWLVKRWVVAHLALSESAPLWPGVAQLTYVRNEGMAFSLFDQSPHALMLVGAAFFVLFLMLGFSQCAAGRGLSIAYGLILGGALGNLVDRFISGSVADYVELTFIRYPVFNLADTLICVGVATALFFCLRTPQAPCRPAS
- a CDS encoding RluA family pseudouridine synthase, which translates into the protein MSSGVLTLLIGEEDRDLRLDKALANAFSEQFSRERLKALIRAGVVSINDKPCLKPASAVHEGDVIAVRTPEPTTFDLSPEAIPLEVAFEDNDVLVINKPRGMLSHPAGEQRSGTLVNAALHHCNGQLSGINGLIRPGIVHRLDRDTCGLMMIAKTDRAHRHLAQQLQARTAKRSYQAVVHGSPGAESGLIDAPIARHPKWRNRMTVHASGRFALTRWEVLERLPGRFTHLRLYLETGRTHQIRVHLAHIGMPVLGDPQYGQGVERQIKLNTPGQLLQADRLSFIHPVSQHLEHFEIPQDPAIADALGFLRTR